The Lepeophtheirus salmonis chromosome 6, UVic_Lsal_1.4, whole genome shotgun sequence DNA window ACGAGTGCCAGCGACTTCTCGAAGAAGCTTGAGACGCTGCGAGTCGGGTGCCGTTGCCATTTGATTGATTTTCCCTTGTTTGACAATGTAGTAGGGGTTTGCACGTGAGAATCCGGCGGATTCGAGTAGATTCATGACCTCAGAGCGTGGAACCATTTTCTTGTTGAGGAAGTAGTTGTCTTTTTTGGAGCCAATGACTCTCCGGAGAAACACTTCTTCCTTGTCGATGGGAAGGCGTCCGTCAGAGTTGTCGAAAATGATTTCCACATAGGCAGACATCACACGCGGTCCCGTTCCTTCGTGGAGGAGCGCTTGACGCTGTTCAGGTCGTAAATGAGAGTACTCGTCACTCAGCACAAATTGAATGGCGtagaaaaaattagatttgccGGAGCCGTTTCGCCCGACAACTACATTGTGACCCGGATCAAAGGGCTCAACCACCGTTTGCTCACGGTAGGACTTGAACCCCTGAATGATCACCTGCTTTATATACATGGCGGAGTAATGAGCCAAGGACTAGGAACCGAGGATTGGATTTCCCTCCCTTTTTCTTTACTTACGGATCCGCtccttattataatattatttttactgtttATTATTTGCGTTCTTTTTTCCCTCCCTGCATGACGTCACATGGCTTTACAGGGCCACCTCCATTGTGGACGTAGTATCATAAATAAACCGCAACCTcgcatgtttttgtttttttgttttgttttttcacgTCTCATGGAAGATCGATCTAGTCTATTGTTggatatataagaatataaataaatgagatcgTCCTCTATAACTATCACGACAAAACCTCAGAGaaactcaaattttaaacattaagagtaattaaatttatttctataaaaattcaaattcataatgttttcagtcataattatcgtttaaaatcttGTTGAGTTTTGCCACAGTACATCTGGAGACAAGTCGGCACGACGTAAAGGGTGTTCAAATTTTCCGactgatttcttattttttccgaCTCTGATACCAtgtgactttaaaaaatgtttgggtcttattttttaaaatgctttTCGATAGATAACTTGATTCACTTTTAATTAAACGACGTTGCTTATCTTGGGTACCGTTGGCTCGGGTGCACAGTTTCAGAACCACGGGTGTATACCCTTTAACACAAAAACACCTATCTATAAGCATAGAGTTAGGAGTTATCTATTCCATTAAATCCACCTCTGGATTGAGAACATTTTTGATTACATTGAGATCAATGCTAAATAGTGATGTGGTTcttgatatcattttttaaagaacttgGTCTTGTCTCGATCTCGGAAAAAGTGATCTTAAAGATGAcacttacaaaatattatgacCCTCATGCTCCATACAACGGCCTTGTCATTCTTCATTTCTAAACCAAGTTAATTAATAGGGTGCCTTTTTCAATTAAAGccattaaaaatcatatcaatgCAGGATTGGGGTGTCGAacaatctttattaaaaattacattttcttatgGTGTACCATATCTTGAAGTTCATCACCTCATATGACAGTGTTTAATGTTTAGTCAATTGAAGTAGAGGTTGTGGGAGTGCGTCTTATCGAAGCTGCATCCAGGATTTATCTGAAATGTCACTGAATAAACAAAGAGCGGTGGAGGGAGAGAGTCGATCAAGATTGAAATGATCGGAGGCATAAGGTGTCGATCTAGAAAATGGCTGAAATGgccatttgtatatatatatattaaagagtGAAGTTACTTTGACGTTTTTCTAATCACGTGACTCAGTacagttttttctatttttgatacCCTTTCAGTTTCTCTATCTGAAGTTGGACTGGAGTACGTGGCTTTTGATTCTCGTCTGTCATTACATCACATGAGGAGGTGGCCCAAAGATGGAATCCATTCTTGCTGATCTTCAGTTAAATTCTGAGAGGCTTTATTCTGACAAGAAGTTTAAGGAAGTGGAAGGAATGTTTACAACTTTCCTGAAAGAGGCCGAAAATGAACCGGAGAAGCTTCGTGGTCAAGCATTGAATGACCGAGGACATGCAAAGTACATGCAAGTGGACTTTACGTCCGCATTAAAAGACTATGATCAAGCCATTCAACTCTGTCCTTCCTTGGCAATTGCCTACTACAACAGAGCGACCATCAAATATAGAATGGGGCATTTTAAGGTCCatccattaattattaagtacaTCTCATTCAACAAAGCCTTACTTTATTCTTTCAGGATGCAATCACGGATTTCAAGGTTGCTGTTGATAAATGTCCCGATAATGAGGAGTATCGAAAGGGATTAGAGGAGTgtgaaaaggaagaaaaaagtcCAGCTCTTTCATCCAGACTCTTCATGATCTAGCTTTTCTTATGTATTTGTGTCAGCTCTTACTCTTAGTCCGtgtttataattcatatatattaacatacatagttcctataattaatcatttattagattttccttttaattatgtatgtatttaatagcCCATCAGGAATGGTGTCGGAGATgggaaaaactaaaattttgccccaataactaattaaatacaaatttgggagtaggatttaaaaacaaaaatgttgtgtaCAAGCTGCGATTTCTGTTCAAGTTTCAACTTGTATTTTAAGTAGATTGTACAacttatcattaatttattacaaCATGAGTCATTCTAATTATTAGCCAAGTATTGATGctaccatttattttttatccatacaAATGACGGATGTATTATGTAGTACATATACAAGTTCCAATTTCTTCCTcttcaaatatcttatttggttACAATATTAAGTCATTCTGATTAACAACTATAACAATTGTATATCTACCTCGCTCGTGTAATAGGAAATTAATACAGGTAACCTCATTTAATTTCTTCCACTTAATCTcgttttgatctattaaaattacatatttatgatgtatttatgagtaatacaaCTTTGGGCATTTAAaccttttcatcaaaaaatgcataattaatttattgacgattaaattattgtattatcctCCTCCCAAGTATACTAAAAccttcatcttattttttggttagAACTTGTACAAGGTGCAACTTAAAAATGAggggaataattttaaatgaaggttttaatgTACTTGGGATGAAGATCATGCAATAATTAAATCCATATATTAATACCGTaagttttgactattttaatacaaatttctaaaatataagtattctgtgacatatattaaagttcaaatacccagagctatatattactcataaatacataaaatcatgtaatttgaataggtcaaaatgtatacttattaattagaatgaccaatttTGTTCATGCATGCTAAGACGAAGGAATTGccacttgtacaatttgcttatacaagttttacatgtacacaacatatatataagttGCGGTCATTTGAACTTCAAAATGTCCTTTAAATCACTTATCAATTAGTATTGTTGTACCAAAAAATTAGATCACTAACATATATTGACTATCGATGGAAAACACAATCACTGCATTATTCGCATAACATGTACTCTAtgtaaattctttatttcattttttgctttcaacttgtacaaaatcacaTTTAGTATACaacatatgatttatttatcatacGGTTTTTCATAACTGATAATTTATCTGGATTACCCCACTCCCATTTCTGtctagcaaaaataaaattaatttgccGGGCAATTGTTCCTCTATCTCCTACACCTATTAGTCTCCTTAGAAGAGTGGAGGCCAATGAAATACGTCTACTTATTTACATAGTGTGTTATGATCTCAACGTGACTCATTTTTCCCATCTCttcttaatgattttttaatcatttatatatatggaccaattttctagtcaattttcttcattaatgaGAATTCAACCAAATATTCTTGTAATAGTATTTcggtttttcaaatataaaaactcaAATACACTTCATTGCTCGCTTTCATTATGTTGTTATGTGTATTATACaaacatttgtattattatgattgGTCTTATggttaattatgtttatttatttttttaaattcatacatCTCaacaataattcataattattatttttcttaatttacgATTCTCTTCATTATTTCTCTAAGCATAATAATCATTCccgataatattaattatgtttaaaaatatattttattattttcagcatcactaattgttaaataaataatatatattatgcggctcttcaacacaaaagcaaactagtataattttttttcaaaattaaatccGGATAtggtacatattttgtattcttcggCGAATAATGATCTTCAATTGTGGGTACCACTAATCTtccattgtaatattttaaatgcatttgtaaaattattattgtagcccgtaaacaaaaaaaccaagctactatatttatttttctccaaaatggAGTCAGTGCTATGTAGATTAATATTCTGTATTCTTCGACGACTAatgataatcaatttttatcaacaaattgcAGTGATACCTGGAAATATGAGTATCCCAACATCCTATGCTTTTTATAAGAGAGTTAGCAACAGGGTGTGAGAGCTACTTGAAGCttctttttatagttatttcttatgggataaattgctttgactaAAGAGCTCTGTTCTAGAAGGAGTTAAATAAGTATCTCCAGCTATTACTGTATTCTAATTAATCTGTTGGAGGcgttgcaaattgtacttagGGTTGCAAAATACATCGTTACTTTGttagaattattaattaatggatGTTGTTTGACAGGGCAGTTTTGAGggcaaataaaggttctaactATAGCTataattcttgggtatctcaactcataCCAAAACTTTGATACAAAACCTAGAACTGACCAcaatatgcctatgaaatattggactgtttgtatgtatatatgacaaAGCTGTGGATTTGGACTTGATCAAACATTGAAGACTTGTAACATGACTTATAAACCCTATATTATAATTCCATGGACTGGAAATGAACTCAAAATATATGCGATAATTCgataaatatattcaaggacttgcactaggggaaaaaatagttattttctcttaatttttgtttatgagtttttttatattaattcaccACATTTTATATACTTGCTATTTCAATGCAGTGTCAAAACTATTTAACtctttgaaggtttttttatttattcattcataagtTAATTTCctaatgattttatatattattcctcACTTCTACTTTTTAATTGGACTTATCATCAACTCCTCCTATGGATATGATCATATTTGGACATGCAAGAAGATGTAGGCCgtttgtttttatctttctttataTGTATTAGGTATATCATGAACTGTCCACTTCTTCAAGTTGTTTTAGAATGGGACAAGTtagttaaaagaatatttatgatACTGcatccaaaataataatatttagagagatgttaatataattatattgaaggTTTTTGCTATTCTTATCATTCCCCGAGTTTATGATATTCATACCCATTTATATGGAGATACGGTTCCACTCTTAAGGAATTCATTTCCACGTTCCTATTATAGCATATAACAATAATAGACATGGCATTTGAACCGAAGGATGATCATGAAAAAcctttgcattttttaatattttttgcaaaggtAGTTGAGCGCATGGAAGacacatataataaaatatatgaaggaTGACTCAAACCCATTAATAGGTTGAtgcaaaaagttcaaaagaataatacaTAACTTCCATAAGAGCAAACTCTCAAAGATTGATGACGAGAGTCTCCTTTGAAATGACTTCCGAGTTATGAACTAGCACTtacctctgttttttttttgtaattttaatttataaattaaaatttgaaagacaaaaaagaccacaaatcaaatattgacaGAAACAAAAGTTGCTTGAAATCTTCACGGCTCCATTTttcctgtttaaaaaaaaaaaaaaatgtaatattgtttCGATATTTTCCCATCTAACGGCCTACCTGGGATTATTCCGATATAGAAAGAGggtttattatattcataactaCCCATTCGttcattcttaatatttaagaaaaaaattggttcactttaaaataaaaagttataacacatttatattactatttcaAGGGTTTATTGCCAAAAAAAGGGGTTACTATTTTTGACCAGCTTACCATTGACGCAGGTAAGTATTCAACTGCCATATTTTAGGCTGATTTGTACATCCGTATGCGAGTTTACCCCAAAGAACaagtttgtaatataaatacagtcaaacctgtattaTGCGGTAAGACAAGGGAGGTTTAAAAATCGACTGCTTATTACAGGTGACTTCTTAAACCAGGgtcttattttgttataattctACAAACTGGATATGGCTTCTTAAAACAGTTGGTCGTTAGACAAGATTCGACTGTATATAGAAATAGAAGTAATCCATTAAGATAAAAACAAGGGCTAGGCCCTCCTTCCTACCCCTTCATTACATACATCTACAACAACCAGAAGGTATGATGGGTAATTAAGACTACCTATGTGTGCGAGCAAAGAAGAAGGATTAATGGTAATTAACGTCGACAGACTCTTTAAcgcaaagaagaagaagaaggaattataataattatcgaTACATGAGTAACGaatacaaaataagtaataacaaaataGTAGTAATAGATGTTAGTAAATAGCAGAACCGAAAATTGGGTTCGGGTTCTGTAGAATTGATAATAATTGTAGCAAGATCAAACCCACTGTTTTGACCCTATATATTCGGATATGGACCCAAAAAATTGTAAGAACCCTATTAAGAAAAAACCCGTATCGAGTCGGTGGATCAATTTAAAGAACTCAAATGACTGTAGTCCTATCAATCCCGtcctaataaaaattttcagtcTAAGGATTGGTCCTTATCGGACTTTCAAGGTAActaaaacagctgaaatgacgtagttactaactacatAACTATAATTGAGTAgcttgtaatgaaaaaaagaacacaaGGAGAAGGtgagagcgagacatatggtacatctgaattaagacccttgttaatatcagctgtctgttatatgattttgaagggAGTAAATGAACTACTGCTCTATACAGGAGaaccttctaaatttaaaatagcattactgtaggaactatatttaaattcatttattttattatgcacttttaaaacaatttacaccaacgATAGGTGATAATGCTTAGCTCAGAGTTAGATGATAACACCCCCACGACTCATagaataatgtacaaaaaagaagaaagagcacaggcactaaccgtttttccttttctaatttttaaagtattttttcattacaaactactcactAAACATGAGTTATAAAAGACGTTCCCCCAACTAGTCCTAATCAATTTGAAAAGGGGACCTAAGAATAGAATCGggtataataacaaaaatagtatttttttttgcgttaTGGCACTGAGAACTGAagaaattttgcaaattatcagaataatttaaaaaaagaacagaaacgTCCAGGATCTATAATTAAGAACCAAAATCCATCACTACTATATAAGTAGAATAGAAGTGGATAAAACTGGAACTTGGTCCATGACTGTAAATAGACAAgcgtatttatttcaaagaaaaaggcAGAGTATCGTAGATTAATAACTCATAATAATTTAAGGAAGATCATTCTTCTTCTGGAGAAGAAATAGTGAAAATTAATGTTCTGCAATCTGCATAATTACTCTTCATTTGCATATTATTTCTTTGCCATTATATTGTATTGACTTTTCAACTCTGAAAATATACagtatgtacaaaaattgatggtggtattaaaaatatccgttttatagtaaaatttttttttttgggtcggaataaaatgaaatttagctgatacaatcattaggcaatatttaatttttctgatgcaataattttcgatgattgcatcatacatcagtataaaagagctcagaaaacactacaggatgttagttgaaattcaatatctgaAATGGTGAGGGAGCACTCTTTGGAGACTAGGGCCAtggctgttggcatgatagagggtggatcaagtCAGAGAGAtgttgctcaaaggttacagattcctctctGGACCATTaagaattggtgtaagaaaaggaaggatggacaaacccatgcaaatcagaagggtcgagataggatttttttttttagcaaagttcccaaactggtgaattcaaaatctttgaccaaaaagaggcaatccacaagaAAACTTGCAGccagattgacttcaaagggctatccaatatccaagtcctCTGTCCAAAACTAGCTCAGGCACTCTTTGAATGTTTTaccatacaaacctcgtctgcaccccaaactttcagaaaaccaaaggaagggccggcttcaattctgtagtgagcggaaacactggactaaagatgactggaaatgtatcctcttcagtaatgaaagtccatttgagctatttcatgcctCAAATCCCGAAATAGATCGGGTTTaggcaagagataagggagatgtggaacccactccaactgtgaaatttcctctgaaaattcagatTTGGACCGTTATCCGCCACCAGGCAGTGTCaaatcttcacctgattccacgaaaccaaactgtgacggctGAGTACTGTGTAACAGAGATCCTCAGtaagtctctgatgtcagctcTGTGTCGTAcagaagaaactggacctcctttgaagaggaaaatgttgtctgacacatcaagagccattttccagcaggatgatacccctgctcaccactccaaaaagggataaaagtggtgttcagacaacttggattcctgccaacagtcctgatttgtctctcattgaaaatttgtgagccttggtccagagggaactcaatgaaactGGGCCaacaacttcagaggatgaattaataaactaaaaaaacttaaaaaagc harbors:
- the LOC121120156 gene encoding uncharacterized protein; its protein translation is MESILADLQLNSERLYSDKKFKEVEGMFTTFLKEAENEPEKLRGQALNDRGHAKYMQVDFTSALKDYDQAIQLCPSLAIAYYNRATIKYRMGHFKDAITDFKVAVDKCPDNEEYRKGLEECEKEEKSPALSSRLFMI